CGGGCACAACGGTTCATTGAAGCTTGTGTTTTCTATGGCTGTTGCGAGTTGTTCACGTGCAGGTTCCATTAAAGGAGAGTGGAAAGCTCCACCTACTGGGAGAACCAAAGCGCGACGAGCTCCTTTTTCAGTTAAGGTTTTACAGGCTTTGTCAATGGCTTCGATTTCGCCTGAAATCACCAACTGGCCAGGACAATTGTAGTTTGCAGCAACTACAATGCCTTCAGTCTCCGAGCATACATCTTCTACAATCTTGTCATCAAGTCCAAGAACGGCAGCCATGGTAGAAGATTGCAATTCACAAGCTTTTTGCATAGCCTGAGCCCTTTGGGAAACGAGTTTAAGAGCGCTGTCAAAAGCCAGGGTGCCATTTGCAACCAGGGCAGAAAATTCGCCCAGGGAGTGTCCTGCGACCATTTCTGGTTTAAAATCATCACCCAGCGTTTTTGCAAGAATAACCGAATGTAAAAAAATAGCAGGCTGTGTGACTTTGGTCTGTTTCAAATCATCAGCAGATCCCTCAAACATGATATCTGTTATTGAGAATCCAAGTATATCGTTAGCCTGGTTAAAAAGTTCCTGAGCTTGCGCTGAACCCTCGAAAAGATCGAGTCCCATTCCGGAAAACTGAGCCCCTTGTCCTGGAAAAATATATGCTTTCATTTTGTGCGATTGTTATTATAAAGGTTAATTGAACCTTACAAAAGTACTTAAATGATTTATTATACCATATGATTCTGTTCTTGAAATTCGACGGGGACAATTGAATGGTTTTTCCTATTTTCGTTTTATGAGCGCAAAATCCTTATCGAGCAAAGACAAAAATCTGGCTTTTAACATCTATTTGGTCCTGGCTTCCATTTTTATAGCCTCTCTGGTAGTGTCCAATCTTATTTTTCAGAAGTTTTTTTCCTTTGATTTTCTCGGTTTATATAATTTTGAAATCTCCGTTGGAATACTTCCTTATCCGATCACATTTTTAGTAACTGACTTGATTTCAGAAATATATGGCAAGAAGAATGCAAATAAGGTGGTGATCACGGGAATTTTTGCTTCGGCATTTTCACTATTGATCATCATGTTATCTGATGCGGCTCCTGCTACAGAATGGTCGCCCGTAGGGGACGAGGTTTTTCATACTGTATTTGGATTATCAGCTTTGGCGGTATTTGCATCTGCCATGGCCTATCTTGTGGCTCAGTTTGTAGATATCCGAATTTATCATTTCTGGAAGGTGAAAACTAAAGGGAGGCATTTGTGGTTGAGAAATAATTTTTCAACCATAACCTCCCAGTTTTTGGATACTTTTTCTGTATTGTTTTTGCTGTGTTCTTTTGGTGTGATCGAATGGAATTTATTTGGAATTTTACTGTTGAACGGTTTTCTTTTTAAGCTTTTGGTGGCGTTATTTGATACCCCGATTCTCTACATTTTTGTGTATTGGTTCAGGGCTCGTTTCGGACTAAAGGCTCATGAAGAGATCGCTTTATAAGTGCCTATTTAGATATTTTGACTTTTATTATTGGTTATATACCTTTTGGAGGGTATTGACATCAGAGTTTTATCTCACTATTTTAGCCTCTACAATTTTCCCGAACTTAAGATGTTCTCAGGATCATCTTTACAGTGTAAGGATCTTTAAGGAGACCTCTTCGGAGGTCTCTTATTCTCATAATTTTAGACAAAGTTTTAATGTATTACTTGCTTTGGTTT
This DNA window, taken from Lutimonas zeaxanthinifaciens, encodes the following:
- a CDS encoding queuosine precursor transporter, translating into MSAKSLSSKDKNLAFNIYLVLASIFIASLVVSNLIFQKFFSFDFLGLYNFEISVGILPYPITFLVTDLISEIYGKKNANKVVITGIFASAFSLLIIMLSDAAPATEWSPVGDEVFHTVFGLSALAVFASAMAYLVAQFVDIRIYHFWKVKTKGRHLWLRNNFSTITSQFLDTFSVLFLLCSFGVIEWNLFGILLLNGFLFKLLVALFDTPILYIFVYWFRARFGLKAHEEIAL
- the fabD gene encoding ACP S-malonyltransferase yields the protein MKAYIFPGQGAQFSGMGLDLFEGSAQAQELFNQANDILGFSITDIMFEGSADDLKQTKVTQPAIFLHSVILAKTLGDDFKPEMVAGHSLGEFSALVANGTLAFDSALKLVSQRAQAMQKACELQSSTMAAVLGLDDKIVEDVCSETEGIVVAANYNCPGQLVISGEIEAIDKACKTLTEKGARRALVLPVGGAFHSPLMEPAREQLATAIENTSFNEPLCPIYQNVTAAAVNNAADIKKNLIAQLTAPVRWTQTIQQMVADGGTEFIELGPGKVLQGLMRKIDRSVAASGMS